The Amblyomma americanum isolate KBUSLIRL-KWMA chromosome 6, ASM5285725v1, whole genome shotgun sequence genome has a window encoding:
- the LOC144093894 gene encoding glutamine synthetase 2 cytoplasmic-like — MPFSLLNPASNRTTLSAYLALPLDKSCVQCTYVWIDATGETLRCKTRTLDHEPSDPKELPVWNFDGSSTGQADGENSDVYLCPVAIFKDPFRGGPHKLVLCETYKHDKTPHESNKRHICKDVMDRCQELKPWFGIEQEYTLLDLDGRPYRWPKQGFPGPQGHYYCGVGPDRAFGRDVVEAHYRACLYAGIKICGCNAEVMPSQWEFQVGPCEGVSIGDHLWMARYILHRVAEDFGICVTLDPKPVMGDWNGAGAHTNFSTLPMRQPGGLRHIEQAIEQLSLKHRLHISSYDPRGGRDNERRLTGKHETSSIDDFSSGVADRGASVRIPRQVFEDRCGYLEDRRPASNCDPYSVAAAIVATVCFSKKL; from the exons ATGCCTTTCTCATTGTTGAATCCGGCGAGTAACCGAACCACGCTGTCCGCTTACCTGGCGCTGCCCTTGGACAAGAGCTGCGTCCAGTGCACCTACGTCTGGATCGACGCAACTGGGGAGACTCTTCGCTGCAAGACCCGCACTCTAGACCACGAACCCAGCGACCCGAAAG AGCTACCAGTTTGGAACTTCGATGGCTCGAGTACTGGTCAAGCGGACGGCGAGAACTCGGACGTATACCTTTGTCCGGTGGCCATCTTCAAAGACCCCTTCCGAGGCGGGCCACACAAGCTGGTGCTCTGCGAGACCTACAAGCACGACAAGACGCCGCATG AATCGAACAAGCGGCACATCTGCAAGGACGTGATGGATCGATGCCAGGAGCTCAAGCCTTGGTTTGGCATTGAGCAGGAGTACACGCTACTGGACCTTGACGGGCGGCCCTACCGGTGGCCCAAGCAGGGCTTCCCGGGACCACAGGGCCACTACTACTGCGGCGTCGGCCCGGACCGCGCTTTCGGCCGAGACGTCGTGGAGGCCCACTACAGAGCATGCCTGTACGCAGGCATCAAGATATGCGGCTGCAATGCCGAAGTGATGCCTTCTCAGTGGGAGTTCCAG GTCGGGCCCTGCGAAGGCGTCTCAATCGGAGACCACCTGTGGATGGCCCGTTACATCTTACACCGCGTGGCCGAGGACTTCGGCATCTGCGTCACGCTCGACCCCAAGCCCGTGATGGGTGACTGGAACGGCGCCGGGGCGCACACCAACTTCAGCACGCTGCCGATGCGCCAGCCGGGAGGGCTGCGCCACATCGAGCAAGCCATCGAGCAGCTCTCGCTAAAACACCGTCTGCACATCAGCTCTTACGACCCGCGAGGCGGCCGTGACAACGAGCGCCGCCTGACGGGAAAGCACGAAACGTCCAGCATCGACGACTTCTCCTCTGGCGTGGCTGACAGGGGCGCCAGCGTGCGCATACCGCGGCAGGTCTTCGAGGACCGCTGCGGATACCTGGAAGACCGCAGGCCCGCCTCCAACTGCGACCCCTACTCGGTGGCGGCCGCCATTGTGGCCACTGTGTGCTTCTCGAAGAAGCTCTAA